From Apium graveolens cultivar Ventura chromosome 9, ASM990537v1, whole genome shotgun sequence, the proteins below share one genomic window:
- the LOC141685105 gene encoding uncharacterized protein LOC141685105: protein MPRQRSNNDEGAHMMTQLAETLASLVGNQQNGPRSLISEFKRLTPPVFEGSTNPSEVDKWLQEIEKIFELLGSTDDQKVNLASYQLQGSAYDWWLMKKRRVENNEEEASGAYTWETFKESFKDKYFPRTVRAKLERDFIRLEQEEKQTVSEYEAEFARLAKYVPTLVADEISRARRFEEGLRNEIKRHVAAFELNSYKMVDLTRMIPRESSIIEEMVEIFLETLQGTR from the exons ATGCCTCGTCAGAGAAGTAACAATGATGAAGGTGCGCACATGATGACTCAATTGGCCGAAACATTGGCGTCATTGGTAGGGAACCAGCAAAATGGACCTAGGAGCTTGATATCTGAATTTAAGAGGCTAACTCCTCCAGTTTTTGAAGGATCTACAAATCCTTCAGAAGTGGATAAGTGGCTACAAGAGATTGAGAAGATTTTTGAGTTACTAGGAAGTACGGACGATCAGAAGGTTAATTTGGCAAGCTACCAACTCCAAGGAAGTGCTTATGACTGGTGGCTAATGAAGAAAAGACGCGTTGAAAATAATGAAGAAGAGGCTTCCGGAGCATACACTTGGGAAACTTTTAAGGAGTCATTTAAGGACAAGTATTTTCCCAGGACGGTACGAGCTAAGTTGGAGCGCGATTTTATAAGGTTGGAACAAGAAGAAAAGCAAACTGTCTCGGAGTATGAGGCTGAATTCGCCCGTTTGGCTAAGTATGTGCCAACTTTGGTGGCGGACGAGATTAGTAGGGCACGTAGATTTGAGGAAGGATTACGCAATGAGATTAAGAGGCATGTGGCTGCTTTTGAGCTAAACAGCTACAAGATG GTGGATTTAACGAGAATGATCCCCCGAGAAAGTTCAATAATCGAGGAAATGGTGGAAATTTTTCTCGAAACGCTTCAGGGAACAAGGTGA